The Aureibacter tunicatorum genome includes a window with the following:
- a CDS encoding LysM domain-containing protein, with translation MYAEKELESKEKNNTEDKDGIGSRKKVKSAPSKSIPGKVYYQIFDKKYYYHVASGDNIYGIASKVGLPDISNWMSYLGFSISETGKIIDSNGVERWLEIGEAIAVPASGISDLSPIIFDGVFKGAVRSYNANHPLKDDQVAESFDPLNASYTNFNVFSLPASDSIELLNSTHEDVESQVEELLELTNEEKGVKLAKIAPYNAKLVKRVIDETSAFSDNELVCTILSHMSTAEIAACSSETLDLFYKILDTYWGSTDFDDQMMVKIKPLIRERKQIEESRTNKSYDTQKLAADLKKASAQIAQGNLTLENWLRKTLILLNQDSASEELVKASYLGNFDYDMSQIQMAIHVRSEDSFIYVPQKGDMLNGEVLMIGNSMYYQIGSNDTLGGIISKLGVNKDAVMELNGWESILKSGKVVPKGLQGRGRWLHPSERIKIPDAFQLEKLTHYWYSDTENGEFVRKGVDNRANDMVSQAQINILKDQIINILDSESMLDRLDEGKELVQKTLKGQPVHEGRFMTAFLGTKNVPFDQYVLDMLKKKVHIEFDTSGKDILLRNDLYSEYTRQRNNTINSYISSIDSWFVDFSLSPLQKMEAFNNQKEIDEFHSGDVTVKTGAVSLWENNSMAKLVAQAKHFMAPCLKSPYHKKDNIDLYPLFQALASLRLKASNIKVFLEEYGGRDAFLKDIDKAKCLVKTPVVTGYYTFGMQRIGFEYREKQLFSDEEKNNIIKYLTPKVISRKEVLEDKSHQFNLLSDGTAPNFSEFEQGEFIINQNDANAASYYVVKDGDTPHGLASKYGMSFSQMVRLNEPHWKAIHKDGRISFAGGKTRYLKPGEGIRVSRSAVMQAPYYYHLMEGRAFKMGKKKIEHFDGAWEFDENSFDPDVFENIVMTTFGKEHSLNKDSGSLSFKIYLRGEIVVAFYFEIGVKAEASVAVGDDRSFEVKKSIKLYLKEGVDLGVFSGEAEQKLKGIGGTDVYESVKQFVVEMNHNVYVMYLQNGAYSSDMISYWDDEENRDILYKEHQKLSKTPPTKLGASKKEGSLVNHSYSSVEGKKYVGDRSEENKSDRSEDFYKKNGSSAQLINAQLYDSNLLSIEYSKVKHDSNSDNDGDYITATLTLSKNSLKTLYSDIKGGAEQLKEGSFWSSKAKGIVNNSGLLDLIKTISKALPDKNGGRDLRKSIVQIRDENKGKSKALKILGKTFRTSSDSDWDVGIEIVSHFVNDGGYKLQFTNVNGFGEFSFGVSAQASYAKIVTLKAGFEAEVGLEQMIYESPGTDTLTYISTIYNALKYRSDKMDERQERERIMSEAQCFRNEKWQAYQASIEGKSITQQEQDKRMSAFEDEELKYIQDHYWIDYETDESPAWQAYRERYNTALNEMARKFFTPIFTAKDKSTWDGIDLMTVDGDFMRKYAEHESPQEMINTMGSIDLKDANFSNLESFVLIHLYKKHQKYAYDYYKYSDGISN, from the coding sequence ATGTACGCAGAAAAAGAACTGGAAAGCAAAGAAAAAAATAATACTGAAGATAAAGACGGTATTGGCTCCCGTAAAAAAGTTAAAAGCGCTCCTTCAAAGTCCATTCCTGGGAAAGTGTACTATCAAATATTTGATAAGAAATATTATTACCATGTTGCATCAGGAGACAATATTTATGGTATAGCTTCAAAAGTGGGTTTGCCAGACATTTCTAATTGGATGTCATATCTCGGGTTTTCCATAAGCGAGACTGGGAAAATTATCGATTCTAATGGAGTGGAAAGATGGCTGGAAATAGGAGAAGCAATAGCGGTGCCTGCAAGTGGCATTTCTGATTTATCGCCAATAATTTTTGACGGAGTATTCAAAGGAGCTGTTAGGAGTTATAATGCGAACCATCCGTTGAAAGATGACCAAGTTGCTGAAAGTTTTGACCCTTTAAATGCAAGTTATACAAACTTCAATGTTTTTTCGTTGCCGGCTTCAGATTCAATTGAACTATTGAATTCAACTCATGAAGATGTTGAAAGCCAAGTAGAGGAATTATTAGAGCTGACCAATGAAGAGAAAGGCGTTAAGTTGGCTAAGATAGCTCCATATAATGCTAAATTGGTAAAGAGAGTAATTGATGAGACATCCGCTTTTAGTGATAATGAGCTTGTTTGTACCATACTTTCGCATATGTCAACTGCAGAAATTGCAGCTTGCTCGAGTGAAACACTAGACTTGTTCTATAAAATTCTGGATACCTACTGGGGTTCGACGGATTTTGATGATCAAATGATGGTAAAAATCAAGCCATTGATTAGAGAACGAAAACAAATAGAGGAAAGCAGAACAAATAAAAGTTATGATACTCAGAAGCTAGCGGCAGATTTGAAAAAAGCCAGCGCTCAAATAGCGCAAGGAAATCTCACATTGGAGAACTGGTTGAGAAAAACGCTGATTTTGTTAAATCAAGATTCTGCAAGCGAGGAGCTTGTAAAAGCGTCTTATCTTGGAAACTTTGATTATGATATGTCCCAAATTCAAATGGCAATACATGTTAGAAGCGAAGACTCATTCATTTATGTTCCTCAAAAAGGCGACATGCTTAATGGAGAGGTGCTTATGATTGGCAACAGTATGTATTATCAAATAGGAAGTAACGATACATTGGGGGGGATTATAAGCAAGCTGGGAGTTAACAAAGATGCTGTTATGGAATTGAACGGTTGGGAAAGCATCTTGAAAAGCGGAAAAGTGGTCCCAAAAGGTTTACAAGGAAGAGGCCGATGGTTGCATCCATCTGAGAGAATAAAGATCCCTGATGCATTTCAATTAGAAAAATTAACACATTATTGGTATTCTGATACTGAAAATGGCGAGTTTGTTCGCAAAGGAGTGGATAATAGAGCAAATGACATGGTAAGCCAAGCTCAAATCAACATTCTTAAGGATCAAATTATAAATATATTGGACAGCGAGTCAATGTTGGATCGTCTGGATGAGGGTAAAGAATTGGTGCAAAAGACTCTTAAAGGACAGCCTGTTCATGAAGGAAGATTTATGACTGCATTTTTAGGAACTAAAAATGTCCCCTTCGATCAGTATGTGCTTGATATGTTAAAAAAGAAAGTGCACATAGAATTTGATACATCTGGCAAGGATATTTTACTTCGAAATGATTTGTATAGTGAATACACTCGGCAGAGAAATAATACGATTAATTCTTACATTAGTAGTATTGATTCATGGTTTGTGGATTTTTCTTTGAGCCCGCTTCAAAAAATGGAAGCATTTAATAATCAAAAGGAGATAGATGAATTTCATTCTGGCGATGTCACAGTAAAGACCGGAGCAGTTTCTTTATGGGAAAATAATTCCATGGCAAAACTCGTGGCGCAAGCAAAACACTTTATGGCTCCTTGCTTAAAGTCGCCATATCATAAGAAAGACAATATAGATTTGTACCCTTTGTTTCAAGCATTGGCCTCTCTGAGGTTAAAAGCTTCGAATATCAAAGTTTTTTTGGAGGAATATGGAGGACGCGACGCGTTTTTGAAAGATATTGATAAAGCGAAATGTTTAGTGAAAACTCCTGTTGTCACTGGGTATTATACTTTTGGCATGCAAAGAATAGGTTTTGAATATCGTGAAAAACAATTATTTAGCGATGAGGAAAAGAACAATATCATAAAGTACTTAACTCCTAAGGTAATTTCCAGAAAAGAAGTTCTTGAGGACAAGAGTCATCAATTTAATTTGTTGTCGGATGGGACTGCTCCTAATTTCAGTGAGTTTGAACAAGGAGAATTTATTATCAATCAGAATGATGCCAATGCGGCAAGTTATTATGTAGTTAAGGATGGAGATACTCCTCATGGACTTGCTTCTAAGTATGGCATGTCATTTTCTCAGATGGTGAGGCTTAATGAACCGCATTGGAAAGCGATTCATAAAGATGGGAGAATATCATTCGCAGGTGGAAAGACAAGATACCTAAAGCCTGGAGAAGGCATAAGAGTGTCAAGAAGCGCGGTGATGCAAGCTCCGTATTATTATCACTTGATGGAAGGCCGAGCTTTTAAAATGGGCAAGAAGAAAATTGAGCATTTTGATGGAGCGTGGGAATTTGATGAGAATTCGTTCGATCCGGATGTGTTTGAAAACATTGTCATGACAACTTTTGGTAAGGAGCATAGCCTCAACAAAGACAGCGGTAGTTTGAGTTTCAAAATATATCTGAGAGGAGAAATAGTGGTTGCTTTTTATTTTGAAATTGGAGTGAAAGCAGAGGCATCAGTGGCAGTGGGAGACGATCGTTCTTTTGAGGTAAAGAAAAGCATTAAGTTGTATTTGAAAGAAGGGGTTGATCTCGGCGTGTTTTCCGGTGAAGCAGAGCAAAAGCTTAAAGGTATAGGAGGCACTGATGTATATGAATCTGTTAAACAGTTCGTAGTGGAGATGAACCATAATGTGTATGTCATGTATTTGCAAAATGGCGCTTATTCTTCGGACATGATTTCTTATTGGGATGACGAGGAAAATCGCGATATTCTATACAAAGAACATCAAAAACTATCTAAGACGCCTCCAACGAAGCTTGGTGCATCAAAAAAGGAAGGGTCGCTTGTAAATCATTCCTATTCCTCCGTCGAAGGTAAAAAATATGTGGGCGATAGAAGTGAAGAAAATAAGAGCGATAGATCAGAAGATTTCTATAAGAAGAACGGTTCAAGCGCTCAGCTAATCAATGCCCAGTTATATGACTCTAATCTATTATCTATTGAATACTCTAAAGTAAAGCATGATTCGAATTCAGATAATGACGGAGACTATATCACTGCTACTTTGACGTTGAGCAAGAATAGTCTAAAGACACTTTATTCAGATATAAAAGGAGGAGCTGAACAGCTCAAAGAAGGTAGTTTTTGGTCTTCAAAGGCTAAAGGAATTGTTAATAACTCAGGCTTGCTTGATTTAATAAAAACAATTTCAAAAGCTTTGCCTGATAAGAATGGCGGCCGAGATTTGCGCAAAAGCATTGTTCAGATCAGAGATGAAAATAAAGGAAAGAGCAAGGCATTGAAGATCTTAGGCAAAACATTTAGAACATCTTCTGATTCGGATTGGGACGTTGGTATTGAGATTGTTTCCCATTTTGTCAATGATGGTGGATATAAGCTTCAATTTACCAACGTTAATGGTTTTGGTGAATTTTCATTTGGCGTTTCCGCTCAGGCATCTTATGCAAAGATTGTCACTTTGAAGGCTGGTTTTGAGGCTGAAGTTGGATTGGAGCAAATGATTTATGAATCTCCAGGAACGGATACTTTGACTTATATTTCGACGATTTACAATGCTTTAAAATATCGATCTGATAAGATGGATGAACGACAAGAGCGAGAACGAATCATGAGCGAAGCTCAATGTTTTAGAAATGAAAAATGGCAAGCTTATCAAGCTTCTATAGAAGGTAAAAGCATCACTCAACAAGAGCAAGATAAAAGAATGTCAGCTTTTGAGGATGAAGAGTTGAAATACATTCAAGATCATTATTGGATTGATTATGAGACAGATGAAAGCCCTGCTTGGCAAGCTTATCGCGAGAGATATAATACTGCTTTGAATGAAATGGCTCGAAAGTTTTTTACGCCTATTTTTACAGCTAAGGATAAAAGTACATGGGACGGGATTGACCTTATGACTGTTGATGGCGATTTTATGAGAAAATATGCCGAACATGAAAGTCCTCAAGAGATGATTAATACTATGGGAAGTATTGACTTAAAAGATGCAAATTTTTCTAATTTAGAAAGTTTTGTATTAATTCATCTTTATAAAAAGCATCAGAAATATGCTTACGATTATTATAAATATAGTGACGGTATCTCTAATTAA
- a CDS encoding ATP-binding protein, translating into MEKLLVDSRSGSEKTETGKFAPTLRTLIFLMCGNEEQNIVEQFINLTNSNNPLWLHDILELKESKYGRQNDSFYLSNDFLRYLYGGEKPKLDTGVNFPAKYSSTKLDFEDVVLTESTKKELKDVFKFLEVHKKIKSSPSLKKVIRESYVVIFDGEPGTGKSITAKTIGKKYGMPTYSVNLSKMVSKYIGETEKNLEKVFDRFSGKECILFFDEADSIFGKRTEVKDSKDRFANQETAYLLQRIEDFEGLIILATNIRDMRQTLDKAFLRRIRRKITFKFPDYQERLQLWDNSLPEGFSFEEGLKEKLAKNFQLTGANISNIVSDAIIDALYVDNVVIGFDIIEPLLKLEFQKRDIPYGPCTDDQAQRSPERRYGKAVLTGRNF; encoded by the coding sequence TTGGAAAAATTGCTTGTAGACAGCAGGTCCGGTTCTGAAAAAACGGAAACTGGTAAGTTCGCTCCAACTCTTAGAACTTTGATTTTTTTGATGTGCGGGAATGAAGAACAGAATATTGTCGAGCAGTTTATCAACTTAACCAATAGCAATAATCCGTTATGGCTTCATGATATTCTAGAGTTGAAGGAAAGCAAATATGGGAGGCAAAATGATTCTTTTTATCTTTCCAATGATTTTTTAAGATATCTCTATGGAGGTGAAAAGCCTAAGCTTGATACAGGAGTGAATTTCCCCGCAAAATACAGTTCTACGAAGCTTGATTTTGAAGATGTGGTGTTGACTGAGTCAACTAAAAAAGAGCTTAAGGATGTTTTCAAATTTTTGGAAGTTCACAAGAAAATAAAATCAAGTCCTTCTTTGAAAAAAGTAATCAGGGAAAGTTATGTGGTAATATTTGACGGAGAACCAGGAACCGGAAAGTCGATTACAGCCAAGACTATAGGCAAGAAATACGGAATGCCCACATATTCTGTCAACCTGTCTAAAATGGTCTCCAAATACATTGGTGAAACAGAGAAAAATCTCGAGAAAGTGTTTGATCGATTTTCCGGCAAGGAGTGTATTTTGTTCTTTGACGAAGCGGATTCAATTTTTGGAAAAAGGACTGAAGTCAAGGACTCTAAAGACAGATTCGCAAATCAGGAAACAGCCTATTTGCTTCAGCGTATTGAGGATTTTGAGGGATTAATTATACTTGCGACAAATATTAGAGATATGCGTCAAACGCTTGATAAAGCTTTTTTGAGAAGAATCAGAAGAAAAATTACTTTTAAATTTCCTGATTATCAGGAACGGCTTCAATTATGGGACAATTCACTGCCTGAAGGTTTCTCTTTTGAGGAAGGCCTAAAGGAGAAGTTGGCGAAGAACTTTCAATTAACGGGAGCTAATATTTCCAATATCGTTTCCGATGCGATTATCGACGCTTTGTATGTCGATAACGTTGTTATTGGATTCGATATAATAGAGCCATTGCTGAAGTTGGAGTTTCAAAAGAGGGATATTCCATACGGGCCTTGCACGGATGATCAAGCCCAACGATCGCCGGAAAGAAGGTATGGCAAAGCAGTGCTGACAGGAAGAAATTTTTAA
- a CDS encoding Coq4 family protein, whose amino-acid sequence MRDKIINFLFEISNESYRKLKNNKPWNLTKPDLLAFPKNSLGKQLGLFLDKNNFELLKKSERHDIYHILTGYDTNILDEIKLQFYLFGNGKKSIYLFWVLIAGTMLYPDKLYKFSIAYKNGKSALPFHNLPFLDLLRVDFDSIRHKYKIKLH is encoded by the coding sequence ATGAGAGATAAAATAATCAATTTCCTTTTTGAAATAAGCAATGAGAGTTACCGAAAACTTAAAAACAATAAGCCATGGAACCTTACAAAACCTGATTTATTAGCATTTCCAAAAAATAGTTTGGGAAAACAACTAGGCTTATTTCTAGACAAAAACAATTTTGAGCTATTGAAAAAATCTGAACGACACGATATTTACCATATTTTGACTGGATATGACACAAATATTTTGGATGAAATAAAACTTCAATTCTATCTCTTTGGCAATGGGAAAAAATCTATATACCTATTTTGGGTATTGATTGCCGGCACTATGCTTTATCCAGATAAACTCTATAAATTTAGCATCGCCTACAAGAATGGGAAATCAGCGCTTCCTTTTCACAACCTGCCATTCCTTGACTTGCTCAGAGTTGACTTCGATTCTATACGCCATAAGTATAAAATCAAGCTTCATTAA
- a CDS encoding DUF1801 domain-containing protein: protein MKHFTHISNPLVNDKFAQYPEHVQVKMNYLRRLVIEVAEESIEIDFLEETLKWGEPSFITKRGSTLRIDWKEKAPDQYAMYFQCTSRLVVTFQLIFGNLFQYEGKRAIVFPLNHNVPVNELKMCIKAALVYHDVKHLETFGI, encoded by the coding sequence ATGAAACATTTTACGCATATTTCTAACCCTTTGGTGAATGACAAGTTCGCTCAATACCCTGAGCATGTTCAAGTGAAAATGAATTATTTAAGGCGGTTGGTGATTGAGGTAGCTGAGGAGTCGATAGAGATAGATTTTTTAGAGGAGACACTTAAATGGGGAGAGCCGAGTTTTATTACTAAAAGAGGAAGCACATTGAGAATTGATTGGAAAGAAAAAGCACCTGATCAATATGCAATGTATTTTCAATGCACTAGCCGTCTGGTCGTGACTTTTCAGCTGATATTTGGAAATTTATTCCAATATGAGGGAAAAAGGGCAATAGTATTCCCATTGAACCATAATGTTCCTGTCAATGAATTGAAAATGTGCATAAAGGCAGCTTTGGTTTACCATGATGTTAAGCATTTGGAGACATTCGGAATTTGA
- a CDS encoding MarR family winged helix-turn-helix transcriptional regulator, translated as MANKSLIIKNSSMSKELKALGLLMCTAQEYQSRFDKVLKPLGVSTLQLHILHELSHSENGSLTVNQVKDLMVEDSPNISRALNKLMSNGLIEKIRSKKDQRVVYIRLTEEGSLIHDKGDSVLCPLQSLNLKEDDVALLFDLLKKLG; from the coding sequence ATGGCGAATAAAAGTTTGATAATTAAGAATTCTTCGATGAGCAAAGAGCTGAAGGCTTTAGGCTTGTTAATGTGCACCGCTCAAGAATATCAATCACGTTTTGATAAAGTTCTAAAGCCTTTGGGAGTTTCGACATTGCAGTTGCATATTTTGCATGAATTGTCTCATAGTGAAAATGGTTCTTTGACAGTAAATCAGGTCAAGGATTTAATGGTCGAGGATAGTCCAAATATATCAAGAGCATTGAATAAGTTGATGTCAAATGGCTTGATCGAGAAAATTCGAAGCAAAAAAGATCAAAGAGTTGTTTACATACGATTAACTGAAGAAGGAAGTTTGATCCATGATAAAGGAGACTCGGTATTGTGTCCGCTTCAGTCTTTGAATTTGAAAGAAGACGATGTGGCATTATTATTTGATTTATTAAAAAAGCTAGGTTGA
- the asd gene encoding archaetidylserine decarboxylase (Phosphatidylserine decarboxylase is synthesized as a single chain precursor. Generation of the pyruvoyl active site from a Ser is coupled to cleavage of a Gly-Ser bond between the larger (beta) and smaller (alpha chains). It is an integral membrane protein.), producing MNAIYYREKGSELIHEEIVPAGKIMNWLYGTVVGKASLNLLLKRKLITQIVGKFMDSKFSKKHAYDFIEKYKLDMSEYEQKLYKNFNDFFYRKIVPEKREIEKGLVSPADGKILAFQSLSDVDKFCIKGCEFSVDSFLCNKELADKYRDGAMVIVRLAPTDYHRFHFPADGIISETESIKGHYYSVSPLALRRSLEIFCRNHRTISTLETKEYGDVMISEIGATMVGSIIQTYNVNDEVAKGQEKGYFAFGGSTLLMLFEKGKVCIEKEFLNNTEQGYETKIQMGQRIGDTC from the coding sequence ATGAACGCTATATATTACAGGGAAAAAGGTTCCGAATTAATACATGAAGAAATAGTACCTGCAGGCAAGATCATGAATTGGCTTTATGGTACTGTGGTGGGAAAAGCATCTTTGAATCTGTTGTTGAAAAGGAAGCTTATTACCCAGATTGTAGGTAAGTTCATGGATAGCAAGTTTTCGAAAAAGCATGCTTACGATTTTATTGAAAAATATAAACTCGACATGTCCGAGTATGAGCAAAAGCTTTATAAAAATTTCAACGATTTCTTCTATAGAAAAATAGTTCCGGAAAAGAGAGAAATAGAAAAAGGGCTTGTTTCGCCAGCAGATGGAAAAATTCTAGCGTTTCAATCGCTTTCCGATGTCGATAAATTTTGTATCAAGGGCTGCGAGTTTTCTGTGGATTCATTTTTATGCAACAAAGAACTCGCTGACAAATACAGAGATGGCGCTATGGTAATTGTAAGATTGGCTCCAACGGATTATCATAGATTTCATTTTCCAGCTGATGGAATCATTTCAGAGACGGAAAGCATCAAAGGACACTATTACTCAGTATCTCCGCTGGCACTGAGAAGGAGTTTGGAAATATTTTGTCGCAATCATAGGACGATTAGCACGCTTGAGACTAAGGAATACGGAGACGTAATGATAAGCGAGATCGGAGCCACGATGGTTGGAAGCATTATTCAGACATACAATGTGAATGATGAAGTGGCTAAGGGACAAGAGAAAGGGTATTTTGCTTTTGGAGGCTCTACATTGTTGATGTTGTTCGAGAAAGGTAAGGTCTGCATTGAGAAAGAGTTTTTGAACAATACTGAACAAGGGTATGAGACTAAGATTCAAATGGGACAACGGATAGGGGATACTTGTTAG